One part of the Haemophilus parainfluenzae genome encodes these proteins:
- the sodA gene encoding superoxide dismutase [Mn] — protein MSYTLPELGYAYDALEPHFDAQTMEIHHTKHHQAYVNNANAVLETLPAEFSEMCSGQLISQLDKIPAEKRTALRNNAGGHSNHSLFWKSLKKGTTLQGDLKAAIERDFGSVENFKAEFEKAAATRFGSGWAWLVINQGKLSVVSTANQDSPLMGKEIAGCEGFPLLGLDVWEHAYYLKFQNRRPDYIKEFWNVVNWDFVAERFAKKLADCECAAK, from the coding sequence ATGTCTTATACTCTACCTGAATTAGGTTACGCTTATGATGCGTTAGAACCACATTTTGATGCACAAACAATGGAAATTCACCACACTAAGCACCACCAAGCCTATGTAAACAATGCAAACGCGGTGTTAGAAACTTTACCTGCTGAATTTTCTGAAATGTGCTCAGGTCAATTAATCAGCCAATTAGACAAAATCCCAGCTGAAAAACGTACTGCATTACGTAACAACGCAGGCGGTCACTCAAACCACAGCTTATTCTGGAAATCATTGAAAAAAGGCACCACTTTACAAGGTGATTTAAAAGCAGCTATCGAACGTGATTTCGGTTCTGTAGAAAACTTCAAAGCTGAATTTGAAAAAGCGGCGGCGACTCGTTTCGGTTCTGGTTGGGCATGGTTAGTGATCAACCAAGGTAAATTATCTGTTGTTTCTACCGCAAACCAAGATTCTCCGTTAATGGGTAAAGAAATCGCAGGTTGTGAAGGCTTCCCACTTTTAGGTTTAGATGTTTGGGAACACGCTTACTACTTGAAATTCCAAAATCGTCGTCCAGACTATATCAAAGAATTCTGGAACGTCGTAAACTGGGATTTTGTTGCAGAGCGTTTTGCTAAAAAATTAGCAGATTGCGAATGTGCAGCTAAATAA
- a CDS encoding methyltransferase family protein — protein MIQKPIVPPPIIFIGCALIMAYLPNPYPLEINVLTVYLIISVSSAIAFFSLWQFYKSKANINPIHLEKSNVFVVNGIYRFSRNPMYLSLAGLLVAWALYLQSAVSFLGVFLFIYLITQWQIKSEEYWLEKKFGESYLAYKKKVRRWI, from the coding sequence ATGATTCAGAAACCTATTGTGCCGCCACCCATCATTTTTATTGGCTGTGCACTTATTATGGCATATTTGCCTAATCCTTATCCACTCGAAATCAATGTATTAACAGTTTATCTGATTATATCGGTTTCTTCTGCCATCGCTTTTTTCAGCCTTTGGCAATTCTATAAGAGTAAAGCGAATATCAATCCAATTCACTTAGAAAAAAGTAATGTATTTGTGGTAAATGGTATTTATCGTTTTAGCCGTAACCCAATGTATTTAAGTTTAGCAGGCTTGTTAGTGGCATGGGCGCTTTATTTACAAAGTGCGGTCAGTTTTCTCGGTGTTTTTCTGTTTATTTATCTCATCACACAATGGCAAATAAAATCTGAAGAATACTGGCTAGAGAAGAAGTTTGGTGAGTCTTATTTGGCTTACAAGAAAAAAGTCAGACGTTGGATTTAA
- a CDS encoding YfgM family protein, translating into MAYTIEEEQELNQLKEWWKDNGKTIIAAFILGVGGMLGWRYWQSYQANQIMQASAEYDALVYTANKDAAAQQAKVAEFVKAHDKTSYAVFSLLDEAKGFVAKQDYASAENSLKQAIAQSQDDILTSLAALRLSAVQFQQGQFDAALASLNQVKSQGFSARKDLLAGDIQVAKGDVNGAKASFENAQKSGNPLEKQMAQMKLNNL; encoded by the coding sequence ATGGCATATACCATTGAAGAAGAACAAGAACTGAACCAGTTAAAAGAATGGTGGAAAGACAATGGCAAAACCATTATTGCTGCTTTTATTCTTGGTGTAGGCGGGATGTTGGGCTGGCGTTATTGGCAGTCTTATCAAGCCAATCAAATCATGCAAGCGTCTGCTGAATATGATGCTCTAGTTTATACTGCAAACAAAGATGCCGCGGCACAACAAGCTAAAGTGGCTGAATTTGTGAAAGCGCATGATAAAACCAGCTATGCGGTATTTAGCTTACTCGATGAAGCAAAAGGTTTCGTTGCAAAACAAGATTACGCCTCTGCTGAAAATAGCTTAAAACAAGCGATTGCTCAATCACAAGATGATATCTTAACGTCTCTTGCAGCGCTTCGTTTGTCTGCCGTACAATTCCAACAAGGTCAATTTGATGCAGCATTAGCAAGTCTAAATCAAGTGAAAAGCCAAGGCTTTAGCGCGCGTAAAGATCTTTTAGCGGGCGATATTCAAGTCGCAAAAGGCGATGTGAATGGTGCTAAAGCAAGCTTTGAGAATGCACAAAAAAGCGGTAACCCGTTAGAAAAACAAATGGCGCAGATGAAATTAAATAATCTGTAA
- the hisS gene encoding histidine--tRNA ligase — translation MAKNIQAIRGMNDCSPTESPLWQWIEGQVRQILSSYGYSEVRMPIVESTPLFARAIGEVTDVVSKEMYTFWDNDEQLTLRPEGTAGCVRAAIEHGWIYNNEQRLWYMGPMFRHERPQKGRYRQFHQAGVEVFGIATPEIDAELIILTARLWKALGIDQHVSLQLNSIGSLEARANYRSALVAFLENHQDLMSEEEKERLVKNPLRILDTKNQALQDVLDGAPKLLDYLDDESREHFAQLCGLLDAVGIQYEINPKLVRGLDYYNKTVFEWVTSALGAQGTVCGGGRYDGLVEQLGGHATSGVGFAMGLERLVLLVQEVNKSIPVKSAVDIYVVYQGEGTTLAAFQLAEKLRSELPHLSTMLHCSGGNFKKQFKRADKSGATLALVLGESEVQNNQVVVKHLLGAADQQTVDVDNLIEHVKAQF, via the coding sequence GTGGCAAAAAATATTCAAGCAATTCGTGGGATGAACGACTGTTCCCCAACTGAATCTCCACTTTGGCAATGGATTGAGGGGCAGGTTCGCCAAATTTTAAGTAGCTACGGCTATTCAGAAGTGCGTATGCCAATCGTGGAAAGTACGCCATTATTTGCTCGTGCAATCGGTGAAGTCACAGATGTCGTCTCAAAAGAGATGTACACGTTCTGGGATAATGATGAACAATTAACGCTTCGTCCGGAAGGTACGGCAGGATGCGTGCGTGCTGCGATTGAACACGGTTGGATTTACAACAATGAACAACGTTTATGGTATATGGGACCAATGTTCCGTCATGAACGTCCACAAAAAGGTCGTTACCGTCAATTCCACCAAGCTGGTGTCGAAGTATTTGGTATCGCAACCCCTGAAATTGATGCTGAGTTAATTATTTTAACAGCACGTTTATGGAAAGCCTTAGGTATTGATCAACATGTTTCTCTTCAATTAAATTCTATTGGTTCATTAGAAGCACGTGCAAACTATCGTTCTGCATTAGTAGCCTTCTTAGAAAATCACCAAGATTTAATGAGCGAAGAAGAGAAAGAACGTCTTGTAAAAAATCCCTTACGTATTTTGGATACTAAAAATCAAGCATTACAAGATGTATTGGACGGTGCACCAAAATTATTGGATTATTTAGACGATGAAAGTCGCGAGCATTTTGCGCAGTTATGTGGTCTATTAGATGCGGTTGGTATTCAATATGAAATTAATCCCAAATTGGTTCGTGGTTTAGACTATTATAACAAAACCGTATTTGAATGGGTGACTTCAGCATTAGGTGCGCAAGGCACGGTATGTGGTGGTGGACGCTATGACGGCTTAGTTGAACAACTTGGTGGCCACGCAACAAGTGGTGTTGGTTTCGCAATGGGCTTAGAGCGTTTAGTGCTGCTCGTTCAAGAAGTGAATAAATCGATTCCGGTAAAAAGTGCGGTAGATATTTACGTTGTTTATCAAGGTGAAGGTACAACATTAGCCGCATTCCAACTAGCGGAAAAACTTCGCTCAGAATTACCGCACTTAAGTACAATGTTGCATTGCAGCGGTGGTAACTTTAAAAAACAATTTAAACGCGCAGATAAGTCTGGTGCGACTCTAGCCCTTGTACTTGGCGAAAGTGAAGTGCAAAATAATCAAGTTGTGGTAAAACACTTACTTGGTGCAGCAGATCAGCAAACCGTTGATGTGGACAATTTAATTGAACACGTGAAAGCCCAATTTTAA
- the ispG gene encoding flavodoxin-dependent (E)-4-hydroxy-3-methylbut-2-enyl-diphosphate synthase, with the protein MSAVKPTIKRRESTKIYVGNVPIGGDAPIAVQSMTNTRTTDVEATVAQIKSLERVGADIVRVSVPTMDAAEAFKIIKQQVNVPLVADIHFDYRIALKVAEYGVDCLRINPGNIGREDRIRAVVDCARDKNIPIRIGVNAGSLEKDIQEKFGEPTPEALLESALRHVEILDRLNFDQFKVSVKASDVFLAVESYRLLAKAIKQPLHLGITEAGGARAGSVKSAIGLGMLLAEGIGDTLRVSLAADPVEEIKVGFDILKSLRIRSRGINFIACPTCSRQEFDVIGTVNALEQRLEDIITPMDVSIIGCVVNGPGEALVSDLGVTGGNKKSGYYLDGERQKERFDNDAIIDQLEAKIRAKVAQQDPKNRII; encoded by the coding sequence ATGTCAGCAGTAAAACCTACGATCAAACGTCGTGAATCGACAAAAATTTATGTGGGCAATGTACCAATCGGTGGAGATGCACCGATTGCCGTACAATCCATGACAAATACTCGCACAACTGATGTTGAAGCAACCGTTGCGCAGATTAAATCTTTGGAACGTGTCGGTGCAGATATTGTGCGCGTTTCTGTGCCAACTATGGATGCCGCCGAAGCCTTTAAAATCATTAAACAACAAGTGAATGTGCCATTAGTGGCAGATATTCATTTCGACTATCGCATTGCGTTAAAAGTCGCTGAATATGGGGTGGATTGCTTACGTATTAATCCAGGCAATATCGGTCGTGAAGATCGTATTCGTGCTGTGGTGGATTGTGCGCGTGATAAAAATATCCCGATCCGTATCGGTGTCAATGCAGGCTCATTAGAAAAAGATATCCAAGAGAAATTTGGTGAACCAACACCAGAAGCCTTATTAGAATCAGCCTTACGCCATGTTGAGATTTTAGATCGTTTAAACTTTGATCAATTTAAGGTGAGCGTAAAAGCATCCGATGTCTTTCTCGCGGTGGAATCTTACCGTTTACTCGCCAAAGCCATTAAACAGCCATTACATTTAGGTATTACAGAAGCGGGTGGTGCACGTGCGGGTTCAGTGAAATCAGCCATTGGATTAGGAATGTTGTTAGCAGAAGGCATTGGTGATACCTTACGTGTCTCTTTAGCTGCCGATCCTGTAGAAGAAATCAAAGTTGGTTTTGATATTTTGAAATCGTTACGTATTCGTTCTCGCGGGATTAACTTTATTGCTTGTCCAACTTGCTCTCGCCAAGAGTTTGATGTGATCGGCACGGTGAATGCACTGGAGCAACGTTTAGAAGATATTATTACCCCAATGGATGTGTCTATTATTGGTTGTGTGGTAAATGGTCCAGGTGAAGCATTAGTGTCTGACCTAGGTGTTACCGGTGGTAATAAGAAAAGTGGCTATTATTTAGATGGCGAGCGTCAAAAAGAACGTTTCGATAACGACGCGATTATTGACCAATTAGAAGCAAAAATTCGTGCCAAAGTTGCACAACAAGATCCAAAAAATCGAATTATTTAA
- a CDS encoding RodZ family helix-turn-helix domain-containing protein: MNTIVEPIEISFGDKLRKTRESLNLSLEDVAKATSLRPNILEKLENNEFVQKNVPATFLKGYLRSYTKFLRIPESEWANLDFGEVPKNDLDKNMRTMRSVNQYAPHGRWVGLLTSLVLLIVVGMTALWWWQNYQKSNEERDNLVQTYVEKEKTAEVPVTHLNEIPVVVNSHPTVSTNKTASVTEATNNAVVEPVVSTTQENQAKTVNADVSTAATSAPTVEQAQAAVVEQTLPNTEPTTEKTIPDIQSAVENPAISEAQTTAKGDLVIEITKNSSWISVKDQNRKVLAQKEYKQGENLTFNGDKYALIIGAPGNVRITYKGEAYPLTVDGRVAKFKLPKP; the protein is encoded by the coding sequence ATGAATACAATTGTCGAACCAATCGAAATATCCTTTGGTGATAAACTTCGCAAGACGCGAGAATCCTTAAACTTATCTTTAGAAGATGTAGCAAAAGCAACGTCTTTACGTCCAAATATTTTAGAAAAGTTAGAGAATAATGAGTTTGTACAAAAAAATGTACCTGCTACTTTTCTAAAGGGTTATCTTCGTAGCTATACTAAATTTTTGCGTATTCCTGAAAGCGAATGGGCAAATTTAGATTTTGGTGAAGTACCTAAAAATGATTTAGATAAAAATATGCGGACAATGCGTTCAGTTAATCAATATGCTCCTCATGGTCGCTGGGTTGGGTTATTAACTTCGCTTGTTTTACTTATTGTGGTTGGAATGACCGCATTATGGTGGTGGCAAAATTATCAAAAATCAAATGAAGAGCGTGATAATTTAGTGCAAACTTACGTTGAAAAAGAAAAAACAGCAGAAGTGCCGGTAACTCATTTGAATGAAATTCCTGTCGTGGTAAATAGCCATCCTACTGTGTCAACCAATAAAACTGCGTCTGTAACGGAAGCAACAAATAATGCCGTTGTTGAACCAGTTGTTTCAACGACTCAAGAAAATCAAGCTAAAACAGTAAACGCAGATGTTTCAACCGCAGCAACTTCAGCGCCTACTGTTGAACAAGCTCAAGCAGCGGTTGTGGAACAAACGTTACCTAATACAGAACCAACAACAGAGAAAACTATACCAGATATACAAAGTGCGGTTGAAAATCCTGCTATTTCTGAAGCTCAAACTACAGCGAAAGGCGATCTCGTTATTGAGATCACGAAAAATTCAAGTTGGATTAGTGTGAAAGACCAAAACCGTAAAGTATTAGCGCAAAAAGAATATAAACAAGGTGAGAACTTAACCTTTAATGGTGATAAATATGCGTTAATTATTGGGGCGCCAGGTAACGTGCGCATTACTTATAAAGGCGAAGCGTATCCGCTTACAGTTGATGGCCGAGTGGCTAAATTTAAATTACCAAAACCTTAA
- the pilW gene encoding type IV pilus biogenesis/stability protein PilW: protein MKLIPINILSAVIFPFVFSACVSQSSVDFNKQQAAKARVELALGYLQQEDFVQAKLNLDKAFEHDERYYLVHSALAHFYQLQGDTEKAKQAYLLAIKLDDKQGDVYNNFGAFLCGQGEFEQAYSQFNAALAAPNYYHQADTYENMALCAFAGKQTDAYQQALEKLRQVDPSRAEKLRSLK from the coding sequence ATGAAATTAATCCCAATTAACATTCTAAGTGCGGTCATTTTTCCTTTTGTTTTTTCTGCTTGCGTCTCTCAGTCTTCTGTTGATTTTAATAAACAACAAGCAGCAAAAGCGCGCGTTGAATTGGCATTAGGCTATCTGCAACAAGAGGATTTTGTTCAAGCAAAACTTAACTTAGATAAAGCCTTTGAACATGATGAACGCTATTATCTTGTGCACTCGGCACTTGCGCATTTTTATCAATTACAAGGCGATACGGAAAAAGCGAAGCAAGCTTATTTACTGGCGATTAAGTTAGATGATAAGCAAGGCGATGTGTATAACAACTTTGGTGCATTTCTATGTGGGCAAGGTGAGTTTGAACAAGCTTATTCACAATTTAATGCGGCACTCGCTGCACCAAATTATTATCATCAAGCAGATACCTACGAAAACATGGCACTTTGTGCTTTTGCCGGAAAACAAACCGATGCTTATCAACAGGCATTGGAGAAATTACGCCAAGTTGATCCTTCTAGAGCGGAAAAGCTCCGTTCACTCAAATAA
- a CDS encoding bifunctional tRNA (adenosine(37)-C2)-methyltransferase TrmG/ribosomal RNA large subunit methyltransferase RlmN — MLEQPLLSETNTKKINLMDLTRQQMREFFAELGEKPFRADQLVKWIYHFGEDNFDNMTNINKKLREKLKAVAEIKAPEVAVEQRSADGTIKWAMQVGEQQVETVYIPEADRATLCVSSQVGCALACTFCSTAQQGFNRNLTVSEIIGQVWRASKIIGNFGVTGVRPITNVVMMGMGEPLLNVANVVPAMEIMLDDFAYGLSKRRVTLSTSGVVPALDMLRDKIDVALAISLHAPNDELRDEIMPINKKYNIKMLMDSVHRYLEVSNANHGKVTIEYVLLDHVNDGTEHAHQLAKVLKNTPCKINLIPWNPFPEAPYGKSSNSRVDRFQKTLMEYGFTVIVRKTRGDDIDAACGQLAGDVIDRTKRTAMKRKFGEGIDVKAVN, encoded by the coding sequence ATGTTAGAACAACCCCTTTTATCCGAAACGAATACAAAAAAGATTAACTTAATGGATTTAACGCGTCAGCAGATGCGTGAGTTTTTTGCTGAATTAGGCGAGAAACCATTTCGTGCGGATCAATTAGTGAAATGGATTTATCATTTTGGCGAAGATAACTTCGACAATATGACCAATATTAATAAAAAATTACGAGAAAAATTAAAAGCGGTCGCGGAAATTAAAGCGCCAGAAGTGGCGGTTGAGCAACGCTCTGCGGATGGTACCATTAAATGGGCGATGCAGGTAGGTGAACAGCAAGTTGAAACGGTCTATATTCCTGAAGCAGATCGCGCAACGCTTTGTGTCTCTTCTCAAGTAGGCTGTGCGTTAGCTTGTACTTTTTGTTCGACAGCACAGCAAGGCTTTAACCGTAATTTAACGGTGTCTGAAATTATTGGGCAGGTTTGGCGTGCATCAAAAATTATCGGTAATTTTGGTGTGACGGGTGTTCGTCCGATTACCAATGTGGTGATGATGGGCATGGGTGAGCCATTACTAAATGTGGCCAATGTTGTACCCGCGATGGAAATTATGCTGGATGATTTCGCGTATGGGTTATCGAAAAGACGCGTGACGTTATCTACTTCTGGTGTCGTGCCAGCACTCGATATGTTACGTGATAAGATTGATGTGGCATTAGCGATTTCACTTCACGCACCGAACGATGAGTTGCGCGATGAAATTATGCCGATCAATAAAAAATATAACATCAAGATGTTGATGGATTCGGTGCATAGATACTTAGAAGTATCAAATGCTAACCATGGTAAAGTGACTATTGAATATGTGTTATTAGATCATGTGAATGATGGCACAGAGCATGCGCATCAATTAGCCAAAGTATTAAAGAATACCCCATGTAAAATTAATTTGATCCCATGGAACCCGTTCCCAGAAGCGCCTTATGGTAAAAGCTCAAATAGCCGTGTCGATCGTTTCCAAAAAACATTAATGGAATACGGTTTTACGGTGATTGTACGCAAAACTCGTGGTGATGATATTGATGCCGCTTGTGGTCAGTTGGCAGGAGATGTGATCGACCGAACCAAACGTACAGCAATGAAACGTAAGTTTGGCGAAGGTATTGACGTAAAAGCGGTTAACTAA
- a CDS encoding D-alanyl-D-alanine carboxypeptidase family protein, producing the protein MLKKVLSVLCLVPAVATAQSYIVYDFTHDRVLESSSPNHVQPIASVTKLMTANVFLENNRNTNCTASITDDDFDYIKGTHTKLPKYTPISCNELLKAMLVHSDNYAAHALSRSAGMSRLQFIQKMNEKARELGMRSTRFSDSSGLSDSNISSVMDLVKLAKYSLNKAQIKNISNMPSAFIQAGGRSVFVKNTNKLVREEVFDAAINKTGYIRESGYNLVFVNKNPCNRATIGVISLNNHSSAFRTNFTKGKLEQYGCIAGRSMHNFTVDEAQYEEGYDEAGMDRLIQQVGG; encoded by the coding sequence ATGTTAAAAAAAGTTCTTTCTGTATTGTGTTTAGTACCCGCAGTCGCAACGGCACAATCTTATATCGTATATGATTTCACCCATGATCGCGTGCTCGAAAGTAGCTCACCTAATCATGTGCAACCTATCGCATCTGTCACCAAATTAATGACGGCGAATGTGTTTCTTGAAAATAATCGAAACACAAACTGTACAGCCTCAATTACAGACGATGATTTCGATTACATCAAAGGCACTCATACAAAATTACCTAAATATACGCCAATTTCTTGTAATGAATTGTTAAAAGCAATGCTCGTTCATTCTGATAACTATGCTGCCCATGCACTTTCTCGCTCTGCGGGCATGAGTCGTTTGCAATTTATTCAAAAAATGAATGAGAAAGCGAGAGAATTAGGTATGCGCTCTACCCGCTTTTCAGATAGCTCAGGTTTATCTGACAGTAACATTTCAAGTGTGATGGATCTGGTTAAATTGGCTAAATACTCTCTTAACAAAGCACAAATCAAAAACATCTCGAATATGCCAAGTGCTTTCATTCAAGCAGGCGGACGCAGTGTTTTTGTTAAAAACACCAATAAATTAGTGCGTGAAGAAGTGTTTGATGCGGCAATTAATAAAACTGGTTACATTCGCGAATCTGGCTATAATTTAGTCTTTGTGAATAAAAATCCATGTAATCGCGCGACCATTGGGGTGATCAGTTTAAATAACCATTCATCTGCGTTTCGTACTAACTTTACTAAAGGAAAATTGGAACAATACGGTTGTATCGCAGGGCGTAGCATGCACAACTTTACTGTTGATGAAGCCCAATATGAAGAAGGCTATGATGAAGCGGGTATGGATCGCCTAATTCAACAAGTTGGTGGTTAA
- a CDS encoding metal ABC transporter substrate-binding protein: MKHLFKSLSVIALGLAALQAEAKFKVVTTFTVIQDIAQNVAGDAATVESITKPGAEIHEYEPTPKDIVKAQSADLILWNGLNLERWFERFFQNIKDKPAVVVTEGVTPLSIYEGPYKDAPNPHAWMSPSNALIYVENIKNALVKYDPQNADTYQKNAAAYAEKIKQLDKPLREKLSQIPADQRWLVTSEGAFSYLAKDYDLKEGYLWPINAEQQGTPQQVRKLIDLVKKNHIPVVFSESTVSAKPAQQVAKESGAKYGGVLYVDSLSAADGPVPTYIDLLNVTVSTIVKGFEK; encoded by the coding sequence ATGAAACATTTATTTAAAAGCCTATCTGTTATCGCTCTAGGTTTAGCAGCTTTACAAGCCGAAGCGAAATTTAAAGTGGTGACCACATTTACGGTTATTCAGGATATCGCACAAAATGTTGCGGGCGATGCCGCGACGGTGGAATCTATCACCAAACCTGGTGCAGAAATTCACGAGTATGAACCGACCCCTAAAGATATTGTAAAAGCTCAATCTGCTGATTTAATTTTATGGAACGGATTAAATTTAGAGCGTTGGTTTGAGCGTTTCTTCCAAAATATCAAAGATAAACCAGCCGTTGTGGTAACCGAAGGCGTCACGCCACTTTCTATTTATGAAGGCCCTTATAAAGATGCCCCTAACCCACACGCTTGGATGTCGCCATCTAATGCGTTGATTTATGTCGAAAATATCAAAAATGCATTAGTTAAATACGATCCGCAAAATGCTGATACTTATCAAAAAAATGCAGCGGCGTATGCAGAAAAAATCAAACAGCTCGATAAACCTTTACGTGAAAAACTCTCACAGATTCCTGCCGACCAACGTTGGTTAGTGACTAGTGAAGGCGCCTTTAGTTATTTAGCGAAAGATTACGATCTCAAAGAAGGCTATTTATGGCCAATTAACGCTGAACAACAAGGTACGCCTCAACAAGTGCGTAAACTTATCGATTTAGTGAAAAAAAATCACATTCCAGTGGTATTTAGTGAAAGTACCGTGTCAGCCAAACCTGCTCAACAGGTAGCGAAAGAAAGCGGTGCTAAGTACGGCGGCGTACTTTATGTCGATTCCCTTTCTGCTGCTGATGGCCCTGTACCAACTTATATTGACTTACTGAATGTCACTGTATCCACCATAGTCAAAGGATTTGAAAAATAA
- a CDS encoding manganese/iron ABC transporter ATP-binding protein, translating to MTELSASISVNDVTVRYNNGHTAIYDVTFALQGGTICALVGVNGSGKSTLFKSIMGLIKPQQGNISLCGLPINRALKQNLVAYVPQAEEVDWQFPVSVYDVVMMGRYGYMNFLRIPKAEDKQKVLEAMQRVNIEHLAERQIGELSGGQKKRVFLARALAQQSKIILLDEPFTGVDVKTENAIVELLRQLRAEGHLILVSTHNLGSVPDFCDQVVMINRTVIAAGKTEDTFNQHNLEKVFGGVLRHIKLLGEDLHNDEDKRAVTVLTDDERPVVFYGETKNDPPATAVKSCRLPPSDKE from the coding sequence ATGACTGAACTGTCCGCTTCTATTTCCGTTAATGACGTAACCGTGCGTTACAACAACGGGCACACTGCAATTTATGATGTTACCTTTGCATTACAAGGGGGAACCATCTGTGCTCTTGTCGGCGTAAATGGGAGCGGAAAATCAACGCTATTCAAAAGCATCATGGGCTTAATTAAACCACAACAAGGCAATATTTCGCTTTGTGGTTTGCCAATTAATCGAGCTTTGAAACAAAATTTGGTTGCCTATGTGCCGCAAGCGGAAGAAGTCGATTGGCAATTTCCAGTCTCCGTTTATGATGTTGTCATGATGGGACGCTACGGCTACATGAATTTTCTACGTATTCCAAAGGCTGAAGACAAACAAAAAGTGCTCGAAGCGATGCAACGGGTAAACATCGAGCATTTAGCTGAACGACAAATCGGCGAGCTTTCTGGTGGACAGAAAAAACGCGTATTTTTGGCTCGAGCATTAGCACAGCAAAGTAAGATTATCTTACTCGATGAGCCTTTTACGGGTGTGGATGTTAAAACTGAAAATGCGATTGTGGAACTCCTTCGCCAATTACGTGCTGAAGGCCATTTAATTTTAGTCTCTACCCACAATTTAGGCTCTGTACCAGACTTCTGTGACCAAGTGGTGATGATTAACCGTACTGTGATTGCAGCCGGTAAAACGGAAGATACATTTAATCAGCATAATTTGGAAAAAGTCTTTGGTGGTGTATTACGACACATCAAATTATTAGGTGAAGATCTGCATAATGATGAAGATAAACGTGCGGTAACCGTTCTCACAGATGATGAACGTCCCGTTGTCTTCTATGGCGAAACCAAAAATGATCCGCCTGCAACGGCTGTTAAATCCTGTCGTCTGCCTCCGTCTGACAAGGAATAA
- a CDS encoding metal ABC transporter permease, translating into MLEYLLEPFSYEYMQKAMWISATVGGICAFLSAYLMLKGWSLIGDALSHSVVPGVAIAYAFSLPYALGAFFAGILAALSILWIKSISKLKEDAVIGFIFSTFFALGLLIISLNPTSINVQNIILGNILGIADEDIYQVAIIMLICLVLLLIFWKDLLLIFFDETQAITVGLSPLFYKVLFFTLLSACVVAALQTVGAILVIAMVITPGATAYLLTDKFKTLIKIAVALGGITGFVGVYLSYYLDGATGGVIVTLQTLLFLLAFLFSPKYGLISQKRRKVVDYD; encoded by the coding sequence ATGCTTGAATATTTACTGGAACCTTTCTCCTATGAATATATGCAAAAAGCCATGTGGATAAGTGCCACAGTTGGTGGCATTTGTGCCTTTCTTTCTGCCTATTTAATGTTGAAAGGTTGGTCATTAATTGGCGACGCGCTCTCTCATTCCGTGGTTCCGGGTGTGGCGATAGCTTATGCCTTTTCACTCCCCTATGCTTTAGGTGCTTTTTTTGCCGGCATTTTGGCCGCACTTTCCATTTTATGGATCAAATCCATTTCTAAACTCAAAGAAGATGCCGTTATCGGCTTTATTTTTAGTACCTTTTTTGCCTTAGGTTTACTGATCATTTCCTTGAATCCGACCTCGATAAATGTGCAAAACATCATTCTCGGCAATATCCTCGGGATTGCTGATGAAGATATTTATCAAGTAGCCATTATTATGTTGATTTGCTTGGTCTTATTGCTTATTTTTTGGAAGGATCTATTGCTGATTTTCTTTGATGAAACGCAAGCAATTACAGTTGGACTTTCACCACTGTTTTACAAAGTTCTCTTTTTTACACTCTTGAGTGCTTGTGTCGTTGCGGCATTACAAACTGTCGGGGCGATTTTAGTGATTGCGATGGTAATAACACCAGGCGCAACCGCCTATTTACTTACTGACAAGTTCAAAACGCTGATCAAAATTGCCGTAGCATTAGGCGGAATCACTGGTTTCGTCGGTGTTTATTTAAGCTATTATCTGGATGGTGCAACAGGTGGTGTCATCGTAACATTACAAACATTGTTATTTTTATTGGCTTTTCTATTCTCGCCTAAATACGGATTAATCAGTCAAAAACGGCGTAAGGTGGTGGATTATGACTGA